A genome region from Thiohalophilus sp. includes the following:
- the queE gene encoding 7-carboxy-7-deazaguanine synthase QueE, with product MSQNQVNAAGDRLRITEIFYSLQGEARSVGLPTVFIRLTGCPLRCGYCDTSYAFSGGQWYELPEILAEVVRYNTHHITVTGGEPLAQKNCPALLTQLCDHGYSVSLETSGALDVCQLDPRVIKVMDLKTPSSGELDKNLYSNIDCLNLQDQVKFVIGDRADYDWALEQLQHYQLAERCEVLFSPVFESLKPAELADWILQDQLPVRFQLQLHKLLWGDEPGR from the coding sequence ATGTCACAGAACCAGGTCAATGCCGCCGGCGATCGTCTGCGTATCACCGAGATTTTCTATTCCCTGCAGGGCGAGGCCCGCAGCGTCGGCTTGCCGACGGTGTTTATTCGCCTGACCGGTTGTCCCCTGCGCTGCGGTTATTGCGATACCAGCTATGCTTTCAGCGGCGGGCAATGGTATGAGCTACCCGAGATCCTCGCCGAAGTGGTCCGGTATAATACCCACCATATCACCGTGACCGGTGGCGAACCCCTGGCGCAAAAAAACTGTCCGGCCCTGCTCACCCAACTGTGCGATCATGGTTACAGCGTCAGCCTGGAAACCTCCGGCGCCCTGGATGTCTGCCAGCTGGACCCGCGGGTGATCAAGGTGATGGATCTCAAAACCCCGTCCTCCGGCGAGCTGGACAAGAACCTTTACAGTAATATCGACTGTCTCAATTTGCAGGATCAGGTCAAATTCGTCATCGGCGATCGAGCGGATTACGACTGGGCGCTGGAACAACTGCAGCACTATCAACTGGCCGAACGCTGCGAAGTGCTGTTCTCGCCCGTGTTCGAGAGCCTCAAACCCGCCGAACTGGCCGACTGGATCCTCCAGGACCAGCTCCCCGTCCGCTTCCAGCTACAACTGCACAAACTGCTGTGGGGCGACGAACCGGGGCGCTAA
- the soxX gene encoding sulfur oxidation c-type cytochrome SoxX: MRKPAKLIAAASTVAMLLGSTALVPSTAVAASAEMGKKIAEDRKAGNCFACHSYEGAHLPGNIGPPLVAMKARFPDKSKLRQWIADPTKTNPDTMMPPFGKHNILTEEEIDHVTEWVYTL; this comes from the coding sequence ATGCGGAAACCCGCTAAACTCATAGCTGCCGCCAGTACTGTTGCTATGTTGCTCGGTTCCACAGCACTGGTACCCAGCACAGCAGTCGCTGCAAGCGCAGAAATGGGCAAGAAAATTGCCGAAGATCGCAAAGCCGGCAACTGCTTTGCCTGCCATAGTTACGAAGGCGCCCACCTGCCGGGTAACATCGGACCGCCGCTGGTGGCCATGAAAGCCCGCTTCCCGGACAAAAGCAAACTGCGTCAGTGGATTGCCGATCCGACCAAAACCAATCCAGACACCATGATGCCTCCCTTCGGCAAGCACAACATTCTGACCGAAGAAGAGATCGATCACGTGACTGAGTGGGTCTATACCCTTTAA
- the soxA gene encoding sulfur oxidation c-type cytochrome SoxA, giving the protein MRKLIIAMTALSVLGGASATAVAKTDPEKDLNEFRQYFYKKFPGIKLQEYSDGIYALDKVRRDEWRMMEEFPSYEDGVNKGRAMFTKYGLASCFKNGGKSIKQHYPYFDKKSGTVRTLEGDLMTCLKRKNVDLKAEGLRFGKGNFAAIAGYMAYTSRGEKQNVVVPNDDRALAIYEKGKEHFYAKRGQLNMACADCHVYNSGMMARGNLLSPALGHTSHFPVWRRKWAKGNESGVKGFGTIQRRYSGCNKQVRALPLNKYKNGDYKRGMQHPEYVALEYFHTYMSNGIRLNGPAIRQ; this is encoded by the coding sequence ATGAGAAAACTGATAATCGCTATGACAGCGCTTTCGGTTCTGGGTGGTGCCTCCGCCACGGCGGTCGCCAAAACCGATCCGGAAAAAGACCTGAACGAGTTCCGCCAGTACTTCTACAAGAAGTTCCCTGGCATCAAACTGCAGGAATACAGTGACGGGATTTACGCCCTCGACAAGGTCCGCCGTGACGAATGGCGGATGATGGAAGAGTTTCCTTCCTATGAAGACGGCGTCAACAAGGGACGTGCCATGTTTACAAAATATGGCCTGGCCAGCTGCTTCAAAAACGGCGGCAAGAGCATCAAACAGCACTATCCCTACTTCGACAAGAAGTCCGGCACCGTACGGACCCTGGAAGGCGACCTGATGACCTGCCTGAAGCGCAAGAACGTGGACCTGAAAGCGGAAGGCCTGCGTTTTGGCAAGGGCAACTTCGCTGCTATCGCCGGCTACATGGCCTACACCTCCCGGGGTGAGAAACAGAACGTGGTTGTTCCGAACGACGATCGCGCTCTGGCCATCTATGAGAAAGGCAAGGAGCACTTCTACGCCAAGCGTGGTCAGCTGAACATGGCCTGCGCCGATTGCCACGTTTACAACTCCGGCATGATGGCACGCGGTAACCTGCTCAGCCCCGCACTGGGTCATACCTCGCACTTCCCGGTATGGCGCCGCAAGTGGGCCAAGGGCAATGAAAGCGGCGTGAAAGGCTTTGGTACCATCCAGCGTCGTTACAGCGGCTGCAACAAGCAGGTCCGTGCCCTGCCGTTGAACAAGTACAAAAACGGCGACTACAAGCGCGGTATGCAGCATCCGGAATACGTGGCTCTGGAGTATTTCCATACTTATATGAGCAACGGCATCCGCCTGAACGGTCCGGCTATCCGCCAGTAA
- a CDS encoding OmpP1/FadL family transporter yields MKKINKRLLATAVAAALALPTAAHATNGYFAHGYGTKNKGLGGAGVALPQDSLAAATNPAGMVWVGDRMDLGAALFSPQREYTVTGAPSGAPGSFGLTPETVESDSDYFLIPHFGRNWMLDANSAVGISIYGNGGMNTDYPASAGGGAGTFFGGAFGGEAGAGVNLEQLFVDATYSRKIDDKSSWGASAILAYQRFEATGLTAFGAQGFSSDPTKLTDNGTDDSFGFGFKLGYQGEVAPGLTLGASYQSEMAMDEFSDYAGLFAEQGDFDIPATWTLGLAYDMGNSGTVVFDVQEIMYSDVASIANPLLPNLQTAQLGDSAGAGFGWEDITVYKLGYQWATSAEWTWRVGYNHGDQPIPNSEVLFNILAPGVMEDHFTFGFTKSTGADSEFNFAAMYSPSNSVTGANPLDPGQTIELEMTQWEMEASWAWKF; encoded by the coding sequence ATGAAGAAAATCAACAAACGACTGCTCGCTACAGCCGTCGCTGCCGCACTTGCCCTGCCGACGGCGGCTCATGCGACCAACGGTTACTTCGCTCACGGTTATGGCACCAAGAACAAGGGCCTCGGCGGCGCCGGCGTGGCCCTGCCGCAGGATTCACTGGCGGCAGCTACCAACCCGGCCGGCATGGTCTGGGTTGGCGATCGCATGGACCTGGGTGCGGCTCTGTTCAGTCCGCAGCGCGAATACACAGTTACAGGTGCTCCTAGTGGTGCTCCTGGTTCATTTGGTTTGACGCCTGAGACTGTTGAGAGTGATTCCGACTATTTTTTGATTCCACACTTCGGTCGTAACTGGATGCTGGATGCTAACAGTGCTGTGGGTATCAGTATCTATGGTAACGGTGGCATGAACACCGATTATCCGGCCAGCGCCGGCGGTGGCGCTGGTACATTTTTTGGTGGAGCTTTTGGCGGAGAAGCCGGGGCCGGAGTGAATCTGGAACAGCTGTTTGTGGATGCCACCTACTCGCGCAAGATTGATGACAAGTCCTCCTGGGGTGCCAGTGCCATTCTGGCCTATCAGCGCTTCGAAGCTACTGGCCTAACCGCATTTGGGGCGCAAGGTTTTTCCTCTGATCCAACCAAGCTGACCGATAATGGTACGGATGATTCTTTCGGTTTCGGCTTCAAGCTGGGTTACCAGGGGGAAGTGGCGCCTGGCCTGACTCTGGGGGCTTCCTATCAGAGCGAAATGGCGATGGACGAATTCAGTGACTATGCCGGCCTGTTTGCCGAGCAGGGTGATTTCGATATTCCGGCTACCTGGACGCTGGGTCTTGCTTACGACATGGGTAACTCGGGTACTGTCGTATTTGATGTGCAGGAGATTATGTACAGCGATGTCGCTTCAATCGCCAACCCGTTGCTTCCGAATCTCCAGACAGCACAACTGGGTGACAGTGCTGGTGCCGGCTTTGGCTGGGAAGACATCACTGTTTACAAGCTGGGCTATCAATGGGCAACCAGTGCCGAATGGACCTGGCGCGTGGGTTATAACCATGGCGATCAACCGATTCCGAACTCGGAAGTCCTGTTCAATATCCTGGCACCGGGTGTGATGGAAGATCACTTTACCTTTGGTTTCACCAAGAGCACCGGTGCGGATAGCGAGTTCAACTTTGCTGCTATGTATTCACCGAGTAATAGTGTGACAGGCGCTAATCCACTGGATCCGGGTCAGACCATTGAACTGGAAATGACCCAATGGGAAATGGAAGCCAGCTGGGCCTGGAAGTTCTAA
- the soxY gene encoding thiosulfate oxidation carrier protein SoxY has product MQRRTFLKGSLASGSVAVAVSAGLLTPGAVMAAWPKRAFETESMETAMNDLFGTAQTQPTDDITIKAPDIAENGAVVPVSVETGIGGIEEIAIIAEKNGSPLAANFKLANNAKGYVSTRIKMAKTSNVIAVVKTGGKAYSARKEVKVTIGGCGG; this is encoded by the coding sequence ATGCAACGTAGAACCTTTCTGAAAGGCAGCCTGGCCAGCGGGTCCGTCGCGGTGGCCGTCAGTGCCGGCCTGCTGACGCCCGGCGCCGTCATGGCCGCCTGGCCCAAGCGGGCGTTCGAAACCGAAAGCATGGAAACGGCCATGAACGATCTGTTCGGTACCGCCCAGACCCAGCCGACCGATGACATCACCATCAAGGCCCCGGATATCGCCGAAAACGGCGCCGTGGTCCCGGTCTCCGTGGAAACCGGCATCGGCGGCATTGAGGAAATCGCCATCATCGCCGAGAAGAACGGCAGCCCCCTGGCCGCCAACTTCAAGCTGGCGAACAATGCCAAAGGCTATGTCTCCACCCGCATCAAGATGGCCAAAACCTCGAATGTCATCGCCGTGGTCAAAACCGGCGGCAAGGCCTACTCGGCCCGCAAAGAGGTCAAAGTCACCATCGGCGGTTGCGGCGGTTAA
- a CDS encoding rhodanese-like domain-containing protein: MQVFKEIEVADLASMLEDSDHGISLIDIRNPVDASQESIPGARNVPMYQLPLELDELEPEHLVVLYCQIGQRSARACAYLSASGFDNVHNLRGGIQAWKSSGLAVA, encoded by the coding sequence ATGCAGGTATTCAAGGAGATCGAGGTTGCGGATCTGGCCAGCATGCTGGAGGATAGCGACCACGGCATCAGCCTGATTGATATTCGCAATCCGGTTGATGCTTCGCAGGAGAGCATTCCAGGGGCCCGAAATGTGCCCATGTACCAGCTGCCCCTGGAACTGGACGAGCTGGAGCCGGAACATCTGGTGGTGCTCTATTGCCAGATAGGACAGCGATCCGCCCGGGCGTGTGCCTACCTGAGCGCCAGCGGGTTTGACAATGTGCATAACCTGCGAGGCGGGATTCAGGCCTGGAAATCCAGCGGCCTGGCGGTGGCATGA
- the soxZ gene encoding thiosulfate oxidation carrier complex protein SoxZ yields MAKSIRARATLKGDTVTVKALITHVMETGMRKDEKTGKKIPAHFIQEVSCAHNGTEIVLAQWGPAVSKNPYLSYQFTGGQSGDDVSISWVDNKGQKDSLTTQIK; encoded by the coding sequence ATGGCTAAGAGTATCCGAGCCCGGGCGACCCTCAAGGGGGACACCGTCACGGTCAAAGCGTTGATTACGCACGTTATGGAAACCGGTATGCGCAAAGACGAGAAAACCGGCAAGAAAATCCCCGCCCACTTCATTCAGGAAGTGAGCTGCGCCCACAACGGCACCGAAATCGTGCTGGCGCAGTGGGGACCGGCCGTCTCCAAGAACCCGTATCTGTCTTACCAGTTCACGGGTGGCCAATCCGGCGACGACGTTTCCATCAGCTGGGTCGACAACAAGGGGCAGAAAGACTCCCTGACCACCCAGATCAAGTAA
- a CDS encoding YeeE/YedE family protein, with amino-acid sequence MTFESFADAHWTILWLGFAIAFVMGAVVNKTNFCTMGSVSDMVNMGDSGRFRAWLLAIAVAMLGVAIIEGLGLISVDQTVPPYRASNFAWLEYILGGVLFGIGMTYGSGCGSKTLIRIGGGNIKSIIVFAAIAVCAYFMLNPFPGTDQTIYSLVFYHWTSPTSVSLASQQDLGTLLGRAFGSEAGVTRVVVGLLLVAFLAWVLFKSADFRKNFDNILGGLVVGLAVLAAWYVTDAAVIDVGGETFTWSGYAEPNNWSFMESGQPPRSVGTQSYTFINPVGQTLGYVSESFASRYLTFGVMAVFGVILGSLFWAIISRSFRVEWFVNFRDFINHVIGGVLMGVGGVLALGCTVGQGITGISTLALGSFLAFGGIVLGSAMTMKIQYYKMVYEDEATFGKAFVTALVDFKLLPEGMRKLEAI; translated from the coding sequence ATGACATTCGAAAGCTTTGCGGATGCGCACTGGACGATTCTGTGGCTGGGCTTTGCCATCGCCTTCGTCATGGGGGCGGTCGTCAATAAAACCAATTTCTGCACCATGGGTTCGGTCTCCGACATGGTCAACATGGGCGACAGCGGTCGTTTCCGGGCCTGGCTGCTGGCCATTGCCGTGGCCATGCTCGGCGTGGCGATTATCGAAGGGCTCGGGCTGATCAGCGTCGATCAAACCGTGCCGCCGTATCGGGCCAGCAACTTTGCCTGGCTGGAATATATCCTGGGCGGCGTTCTGTTCGGGATCGGCATGACCTACGGCAGCGGTTGCGGCAGCAAGACCCTGATCCGCATTGGCGGCGGTAACATCAAGTCGATTATTGTGTTTGCGGCTATCGCCGTCTGTGCCTATTTTATGCTCAACCCCTTCCCGGGGACCGACCAGACCATCTATTCCCTGGTGTTCTACCACTGGACCAGCCCGACTTCCGTCTCGCTGGCGTCCCAGCAGGATCTCGGGACGCTGCTCGGTCGCGCCTTTGGCAGCGAAGCCGGTGTCACCCGGGTTGTGGTCGGGTTGTTACTGGTCGCGTTCCTGGCCTGGGTCCTGTTCAAGTCCGCGGATTTTCGCAAGAACTTCGACAATATCCTGGGCGGCCTGGTGGTTGGCCTGGCGGTCCTGGCGGCCTGGTATGTGACTGACGCCGCGGTCATCGATGTCGGGGGCGAGACCTTCACCTGGTCGGGCTATGCCGAGCCCAATAACTGGAGCTTCATGGAATCTGGCCAGCCGCCCCGTTCGGTCGGGACCCAGTCCTATACTTTCATCAACCCCGTCGGTCAGACCCTGGGCTATGTGAGCGAGAGTTTTGCCAGTCGCTATCTGACCTTCGGCGTGATGGCCGTATTCGGCGTGATCCTCGGCTCCCTGTTCTGGGCCATCATTTCCCGGAGTTTCCGGGTCGAATGGTTCGTCAATTTCCGCGACTTCATCAACCATGTGATCGGTGGCGTACTGATGGGCGTGGGTGGTGTGCTGGCCCTGGGCTGCACCGTGGGACAGGGGATTACCGGCATCTCGACCCTGGCCCTGGGCTCCTTCCTGGCCTTTGGTGGCATCGTGCTGGGCAGTGCCATGACCATGAAAATCCAGTACTACAAGATGGTCTATGAAGACGAGGCTACCTTCGGCAAGGCGTTTGTTACCGCGCTGGTGGACTTCAAGCTGCTGCCCGAGGGCATGCGCAAACTGGAAGCCATCTAA
- a CDS encoding M48 family metalloprotease, whose protein sequence is MRPFRIHPGWLLIALLVLTPARLPAEPNLPDIGDAAAGVATPAEEKRVGETVMRNIQRSGRIINDPLIDSYLNHLGYRLIAAGDSDMTDFHFFLIDAPDINAFALPGGYIGIHYGLILSTRTESELASVMAHEIAHVTQRHHARAYDFGGGSSLPVLAALIAAIVLGAQSPEIGQAAIASMTAGSIQSRINFTRANEKEADHQGIKLLANAGFDPNSMASFFEQLHKASRLYGPQGPEFLRTHPVTDTRIADARNRAREYSPSLSEDAESFHLMRNRIKVLTSREPAGLRDQFADNLKSGRYLNRTAERYGYVLSLLETGDVKRARQQLDTLLAEQPQRIAFLLGRAQLNFQQGKIDAALEHYRNALKLYPQNPALTQGYAESLLRSDQADTARQVLRDFLRERDRKPRFYQLLAEAEEKLGNRAHAQIAQGEYYYRTGLSRQAISQFNQALKSDALDFYDAARAEARLQELKNEIAALEDRS, encoded by the coding sequence TTGCGCCCTTTCAGAATCCATCCCGGCTGGCTGCTCATCGCCCTGCTGGTTCTCACGCCGGCACGCTTGCCGGCCGAGCCGAATCTGCCGGATATTGGCGATGCTGCGGCGGGCGTGGCCACGCCCGCCGAGGAGAAGCGGGTGGGCGAGACGGTGATGCGCAATATCCAGCGCAGCGGGCGCATCATTAACGATCCGCTGATCGACAGCTATCTCAACCATCTCGGTTACCGGCTGATCGCCGCCGGCGACAGCGACATGACCGATTTTCATTTCTTTTTGATCGACGCGCCCGATATCAACGCGTTCGCCCTGCCCGGCGGCTATATCGGGATTCACTACGGGCTGATTCTCTCCACCCGGACCGAGAGCGAGCTGGCCTCGGTCATGGCCCATGAAATCGCCCATGTCACCCAGCGCCACCATGCCCGCGCCTACGATTTTGGCGGTGGCAGCAGTCTGCCGGTGCTGGCCGCGCTGATCGCCGCCATCGTGCTGGGCGCGCAGAGCCCGGAGATCGGCCAGGCAGCCATCGCCTCGATGACCGCCGGCAGCATCCAGAGCCGGATTAACTTCACCCGTGCCAATGAGAAGGAAGCCGATCATCAGGGCATCAAATTGCTGGCCAATGCCGGTTTCGACCCCAACAGCATGGCCAGCTTCTTCGAGCAGTTGCACAAGGCCAGCCGGCTTTACGGCCCGCAGGGACCGGAGTTTCTGCGTACCCACCCGGTGACCGACACGCGTATCGCCGACGCGCGCAACCGTGCGCGTGAATACTCGCCCAGCCTGAGCGAGGACGCCGAAAGCTTCCATCTGATGCGTAACCGCATCAAGGTGCTGACCAGCCGCGAACCCGCCGGGCTACGCGACCAGTTTGCCGACAATCTGAAATCCGGCCGTTATCTCAACCGCACCGCCGAGCGTTACGGCTATGTCCTGAGTCTGCTGGAAACCGGCGATGTCAAACGCGCCCGCCAACAGCTGGACACCCTGCTGGCCGAGCAGCCGCAGCGCATCGCTTTTTTGCTGGGCCGCGCGCAGCTGAACTTCCAGCAGGGCAAAATCGACGCGGCACTCGAACACTATCGCAATGCGCTCAAGCTCTATCCGCAAAATCCCGCGCTGACCCAGGGCTATGCGGAAAGCCTGTTACGCAGTGACCAGGCCGACACCGCCCGTCAGGTCCTGCGGGATTTCCTGCGCGAACGGGATCGCAAGCCCCGCTTCTATCAACTGCTGGCCGAAGCCGAAGAGAAACTCGGCAATCGCGCGCACGCCCAGATCGCGCAGGGTGAATACTATTACCGCACCGGCCTCTCCCGTCAGGCCATCAGCCAGTTCAACCAGGCACTCAAAAGTGACGCGCTCGACTTTTACGACGCCGCCCGTGCCGAGGCCCGCCTGCAGGAATTGAAAAACGAAATCGCCGCACTCGAAGATCGCTCCTGA
- the queC gene encoding 7-cyano-7-deazaguanine synthase QueC, with protein MKKAVVLVSGGLDSATALALAREQGYACHAISFDYGQRHKCELEAAQQVAGSLGVVEHKLMQLNMDDLGGSALTDASIEVPNEGVGEGIPVTYVPARNTVFLSLALGWAEVLDAEAIFIGVNAVDYSGYPDCRPEYIDAYQRLADLATRRGVEGNPIRIAAPLIHLTKARIIREGTRLGVDYGLTTSCYAPDAQCRACGRCDACRLRQAGFEAAGIPDPTCYQS; from the coding sequence ATGAAAAAAGCGGTGGTGCTGGTCTCGGGTGGGCTGGATTCGGCCACGGCGCTGGCGCTGGCGCGCGAGCAGGGGTATGCCTGTCATGCGATCAGTTTCGATTACGGCCAGCGCCATAAATGCGAGCTGGAGGCCGCGCAGCAGGTGGCGGGCTCGCTGGGGGTGGTCGAGCACAAGCTGATGCAGTTGAATATGGACGACCTGGGCGGCTCGGCGCTGACCGATGCGAGTATCGAGGTGCCGAATGAAGGGGTCGGTGAGGGGATTCCGGTCACTTATGTCCCGGCGCGCAACACGGTGTTTTTGTCTCTGGCACTGGGCTGGGCCGAGGTGCTGGATGCCGAAGCCATCTTTATCGGGGTCAACGCGGTGGATTATTCCGGTTATCCCGATTGTCGGCCCGAATACATTGACGCTTACCAGCGACTGGCCGATCTGGCCACCCGGCGCGGGGTGGAGGGGAATCCCATCCGGATCGCCGCACCACTGATTCACCTGACAAAGGCCCGGATTATCCGTGAGGGCACGCGCCTGGGCGTCGATTACGGCCTGACAACCTCCTGTTATGCCCCCGATGCGCAATGCCGTGCCTGTGGCCGTTGTGATGCCTGTCGTTTGCGCCAGGCGGGCTTTGAGGCCGCCGGTATCCCGGATCCAACCTGCTACCAGTCCTGA
- the dsrE2 gene encoding sulfur carrier protein DsrE2, translated as MSKKLAIIATKGTLDWGYPPFILASTAAALGYDVQIFFTFYGLQLLKKKMNVKVSPLGNPGMPMPMGMDKWFPVIGTAIPGMQAVMTKMMKAKMKSKGVASLEDLRDLCVEADVKIIACQMTVDLFDMNHSDFIDGIEYGGAAMFFEFAGEADITLFV; from the coding sequence ATGTCTAAAAAACTTGCCATTATCGCGACGAAGGGGACGCTGGACTGGGGCTATCCGCCGTTCATCCTCGCCTCCACCGCCGCCGCGCTGGGCTATGACGTCCAGATCTTTTTCACCTTCTACGGACTGCAGCTGCTGAAGAAGAAAATGAACGTCAAGGTCAGCCCGCTGGGCAACCCCGGCATGCCGATGCCGATGGGCATGGACAAGTGGTTCCCCGTGATCGGAACCGCCATCCCTGGTATGCAGGCGGTGATGACCAAGATGATGAAAGCCAAGATGAAATCCAAGGGCGTTGCCAGTCTCGAAGACCTGCGCGACCTGTGTGTCGAAGCCGACGTTAAAATCATCGCTTGCCAGATGACCGTCGATCTGTTCGACATGAACCATTCGGATTTCATCGACGGAATCGAATACGGCGGTGCCGCCATGTTCTTTGAATTCGCCGGCGAAGCAGATATTACCCTGTTCGTCTAA
- a CDS encoding OmpP1/FadL family transporter: MGEQFTYSRLSRSILLATGLTLAGSHAMASGFRIPEISTVGTATSNALVANTTETGALAYNPAAMSFHDANAINAGITRITYEPEVTPDVGTATSSTGEDTFWIPNGYFMVKGHDNMSFGLAVNAPFGLETKWPRNTFGGFGGPGQALAPELSRIKMFNVNPNIAWQLDDTSSIAFGINYYDLDELVFNTQDIRIKGRGGDLGWNIAYQKKMDKLTFGASYRSAVEVDVSGFFDATNAGTPPALAATAKLEFPDMFQAGIHYQVTDRLGVELDIERTGWSSFDKISIVRSDGAELTSSINNWDDTWAYRLGAIYQMNPKTKLMFGYSADETPQPDEYFSARVPDDDRQLFSLGMTHDFGNWNLELAYMLVDVDDRDINSTDAYAGAEANGTDAYNGTYKSDSDLISVGISMKF; encoded by the coding sequence ATGGGAGAACAATTTACCTACTCGCGCTTGTCCCGTTCCATCCTGCTGGCAACGGGCCTGACCCTGGCCGGATCGCACGCCATGGCCTCCGGCTTCCGGATTCCGGAAATCTCCACCGTCGGCACCGCCACCTCCAACGCGCTGGTGGCCAACACCACCGAGACCGGCGCGCTGGCCTATAACCCGGCAGCAATGTCGTTTCACGATGCCAATGCGATCAATGCCGGGATTACCCGGATCACCTATGAGCCCGAGGTGACACCCGATGTCGGTACAGCCACCAGTTCCACCGGGGAGGATACCTTCTGGATCCCCAACGGTTACTTCATGGTAAAGGGGCATGACAATATGTCCTTTGGCCTGGCCGTTAACGCCCCTTTCGGTCTGGAAACCAAATGGCCGAGAAACACTTTTGGTGGTTTCGGTGGCCCAGGCCAAGCACTTGCGCCAGAACTAAGCCGGATCAAGATGTTTAATGTTAATCCCAACATCGCCTGGCAACTTGATGACACCAGCAGCATTGCCTTTGGAATCAATTACTACGATCTAGATGAACTGGTGTTCAATACTCAGGATATTAGAATCAAGGGTCGTGGCGGCGATCTGGGATGGAACATTGCTTACCAGAAGAAAATGGATAAATTAACCTTCGGTGCGAGCTATCGCAGCGCCGTTGAAGTTGACGTATCTGGTTTTTTTGATGCTACCAATGCGGGAACACCGCCCGCTCTGGCCGCAACGGCAAAACTGGAATTTCCCGACATGTTCCAGGCCGGCATCCACTATCAGGTAACGGATAGACTGGGAGTGGAGCTGGACATCGAGCGCACCGGCTGGAGCAGTTTTGATAAAATCAGCATAGTCAGAAGCGATGGAGCAGAATTAACTTCCAGCATTAATAACTGGGACGACACCTGGGCCTATCGTCTGGGCGCCATTTACCAGATGAACCCGAAAACCAAACTGATGTTTGGCTATTCAGCCGATGAGACACCTCAGCCGGATGAATACTTCTCCGCGCGGGTTCCTGATGACGATCGGCAGTTGTTCAGTCTGGGTATGACCCACGACTTCGGTAACTGGAACCTGGAGCTGGCCTATATGCTGGTAGACGTGGATGATCGTGACATTAATTCCACTGATGCCTATGCCGGCGCTGAGGCAAACGGTACTGATGCTTACAACGGCACCTACAAATCCGACTCGGATCTGATCAGTGTCGGGATATCAATGAAGTTCTGA
- a CDS encoding sulfurtransferase TusA family protein yields MADFDQELDASGLNCPLPILRAKKSLAGMSAGQVLHIIATDPGSVKDFEAFSKQTGNELMESKEEGGKFYFLIKKA; encoded by the coding sequence ATGGCTGATTTCGATCAAGAACTGGACGCTTCAGGCCTGAACTGCCCGCTGCCGATCCTGCGTGCCAAGAAATCCCTGGCCGGTATGTCCGCAGGACAGGTCCTGCACATCATCGCGACCGACCCCGGTTCCGTAAAGGACTTTGAAGCATTTTCCAAGCAGACCGGTAACGAGCTGATGGAATCCAAGGAAGAAGGCGGGAAGTTTTACTTCCTGATCAAAAAGGCCTGA